Within Topomyia yanbarensis strain Yona2022 chromosome 2, ASM3024719v1, whole genome shotgun sequence, the genomic segment CTTTATACACAgcctagcgaagtgtcaaaaattgtgatgaaaattcatcacgTGTTACgtctatttgtctgtgatactgGGATGATGCAACTGACCCTAAAAATCTTTCCTGAGTTGGGCTCGACCACACGACGATTAATTTATGAGACCAtcaatcttaccctctgcatcgccacttcagtgcactagcgttgcgaaaagtcaagatcattcTGCCCAACTATACTTTGAGAACAAAAATTGAGGGCCCCCAGCCCcccaaaatattttgaaaaaatttgagaaaatttaatatgttcaacaaaaatatgcctaatattttaaatggaattctcaAGGTTTCATTTGCACaagttatcttgtgagaatGTTTCCTTGTAGTGAATGAAAATTGGCGACAGATTTCGACACCTACCTTTCGGCTCGTTGtagaggctagctcaaccgccgaggactacaacgagtagatcgcggcgaagcgagaagctaaatggctcctggtatcgtgacaaaactgggagctctTTGGTTCTACAGAATGTGGAATTTCGCCACATTTTTTAGTCCTTGACTGaaggcgaacatggactggagagtgtgcgagaagtatccccatagcgaccaccagacgattcgctaccgcatcggccaatggaaccctgctgcagcacgaagaaggacgcggcaagctaaagtggaagacgaaagtctttaacaaaaacctctttgGTGAGTCACTTCGGCGAACAGCAGAATATTGTACGTTGATgcagctgatctaacaagaagtgTTGTGatggcttgtgacgttacaatgccacgaaaactgaagccatgcagtagacagcgtgcagcttactggttaaatgagtagctcagtatactacacgctgcttgtcttcgagccagaaggcgggctcagagcgcaagatcggagagtgagagaggagagCAAGCGACGTTCCGAGAAGGTAGGAACTCTTAAAAACTGGAGATCAaacttagcaagccaattgccataagtagctgtgctgagaaatagatgccaatccctgggggacgcatactgagtcgtcatgacgaagatgagggGGCGTCTAAACcatctgaaatatgcccgggtaagctaaagataatcgttaaGGGTCTCTTTCCGaagcacgattcaactacctggtcaccgacaccgtacggcgaagaagaaggatgtgacacagccgagtggcaagcgactaacgacgagcttaacgaaagcgtcgatgtgactaaaatcaaagaaaacctcGGTCCGGGTATAATACCAACCGTggcactgaaagctgcgatcctggcatatccggacatgttcaggatgctactgctgaagtatTTAGATGATGGACATTTTCCGTAAATGTGGAAGGCacagaagctgatgttgctgccaaagtaagggaagtcaccgggcgaTTCTGCCTTGTATAGATCAAtgccgcagcgctgcacagaaaaATGAGaccgatcctgaagagctacttccagagtagagtactgctgaccagacgaacaaagggcagaaggcaatgcgaatcgcagcgggcgttcctcaaggctccattctctgtccaactatttgaagtgggatgtacgatgggctCCTAATACTGCGGCTGCCCGggtaagtgaaaatcgtgggtttcgtggatgacgtgtcactaacggtgatgagtgagGCATTTGAAAatatggaggtgtcggtgacgtaTATAacagacgcgatcgagagctggatgaacggggtcaagctacaAATAGCTCACCCAAAGACGGATGTGTTATTGGTTAGCAACTGCAAAgcagttcagcggatacagatcaccgtccAAGGGCAtgcgattgcatcgaagcgtgcactgaaacaattgggagtgataatcgacgacttgAGCTTTGACAATcacgttgattacacctgcGAAATGTCGGTctattatctagtgtttcgtcatcgatactgcgaatTGGGCTCAAACCTGGGGttcggcgctgaaaaccaagtggaaCCGCAAAAAGCTGAACAGAACGTTCCGGCTGGTGGTCGTActagttgcgattgcgtactgAAGACAGTATACGTTATCGctgagatgatccccatctgcatcaccctggtggaggatatcaagtgctacaattaatgaaacgtgaggaagatgataagaatcgattcgatggtgacgtggcagcggaatgggacaatacggggAAAGGAAAGTGGACTTACCGGCTCATCCCAAACCCGTCGACGTGGGTAAATAAAAAgcaccttccacctgaaacagctcctaccgagccatgGCTGCCttaggaagtatcttcatcgggtCGGGTACACAACGTCACCActgtgcccggagtgtgagaacgtcgaggagacaccgtcGCATGTTGTCTTTGAATGtacgaggtttgaagtgacatGCAGGGAGCTACATAACACGGGaagaccggacatcaacccggataatgtagcctacataATGACAAATGACctaaagacgtggaacgcaataaacagagttatgatgtagatcatgaccatCTTAAGGCGGAAACGGCATGATGAACATCGAGCAACGGTTTCTGGACAGCAatctccgcaggaataagctacATTCACGGCCGAgaactagtcgagtagactgcaacagagcacgcTCCATGCGGAATCGCCaaaccgaccacggcaccccaccggttgttctgatagaaaaatagcgaaaacccaagaagaatcggtattgtgagaaattttttcgtcagggaactctccgtcaacGTAAGTTAGAgtgaccgcgacgagacaccaccagtcgtggGTCATCGGGAATCgcaccggacgccctgcttcaTCGGAATTGCCGAGCTGACCGCGGCATCTAGCTgagtggctcggtttcgggagaacttcctttGCTGGGGAACTCTCCGAAGGAGTCTATCAGGTCcgtcgtcggggactagaccgagaagTTGTGCGAACAAGCCGGGGAGCTGTATGGCTCATTGAGGAAGTAGTTCTAAATGGcgcaagaagagaactaaatggcttaaaggagttgctcgaaaaaatgttcgagaaaaaatacatttttcaatggtaggggagactgaggagacttgatccccggggagacttgatcccatcattgtaactcaaaggcggatcagaatacattaatcgaatatactataaagttgcgtagttttatctaaacataaatttcattaacacagaaaaaagaaattggacttttgtgtaaccgattttttaccgatttaaaaaaaaagtctcagaagaactgaagaagatttatttttcaaattttcaaacttttataaaattgataaaaacacccactacatactctacttttgcatacagaattgcaggagaatgtcaattatatgaatacgttatgattgagctgattattttgttcaactatattttactaaagtttgctgaaatagatgctatgggttcacttgatcccttcaaattcgtggagatttgatccccttcgccatactgcatacacaccactgaaaataaccaaattcacaccagaacaattgaagtcattgttgtcataaaaaaatgtcaaaaatgaacgcttcatcgtaaagaaacataactgtaattgtttactatagtatacgtagcaaccattcatcccacatttgacgttcctcaaccataataaaaaacaactttcaaataattgcacggagatttggtgAATTCGtgaaaaaatcaggtgagagatgcgtaacatgtagtaacaaaaatagcaatatctaatcataacgatttaatcaatactacaatgcatttataaaattgaatggggttaggtacctatttttgtcctattaagaagggtatcACATTATtgctacaataattttattatttcagcttctttgatttgttattaaggtccatttttttatttcgattatagaggttttaacgttaaggttaTTCGcatcttattaagagccaatatgataacaaaattgtcttgagaatggtgaaaatcttctgtttgagcgcagcaaaatctctaatcgagtacccccattatcgcaataccatttgaatcaatgcgttgagcaaagatggcagacgctgctctaaccaaaggcttcagatgggtaggatgatagtagaaacagggcaaaagtaggcttattaccctacatgctcttttaaacacgttttcatataggaatcaagtgtccccaaattagggatcgagtctccactaatctaagaattttccatttttttgttgttttccagaaatgctcacagctcatgtccagtataatatttccatgtattttttttatgattattagtcatccctagaaacaatataaaactgcaaaaaaatacatagttttttatcattccacggagttggactgaaaaataaaaaaggggatcaagtctcctcagtctcccctaatgAAACTTAACGACCTATTCAGTGTATTGTCAGAATATGTTAAATACTGACATCCATGCGGTTCGTGGTATCATTGGTTTGTGATAGGTTTCTACGATAGGGGTAATAATcaatgaaaagttcttaataaTAACAGAAATGATTTCTAGTAACGGTATTGTATGATATCATTCTATTCGGGAAttcgttgtttgtatggtcgacTATGGAAAATCCATAATGCTTATGTTCGATATCATTCCAAGCAATGATTATTCCGTTGTTGAACGAAACATActgaaaatggttttaaaacgtTTGATGACATGGTTAGCATATGGTAAACATTTATTTACAATTGTTTAGTTCGGCCATTCACCACTATACGTCACTACTAGTACCACTTAAGTATTTAGGATGTTAGCTTCACCAAAGTGTAATTGTCATATTTTAGCTTCCATCCTCTTGCATCCAAGCAgatgtaaataaacaaaatttcgcCGGTTGAATTAGTTTGTCACCTGTATAATTCGAGAAACAATAGTGCGAAACTCTGTCGGAATCTTTGTTCGGCTGAGAGATGAGTCTTGTTGGCGCAAAAGACAATTTGACAAACATGGTAAGTAAATGTAGcgaaaaatgagaatgtagcAGTATTTGAATTAGTGAATGTTACAAAATGATTTCGCTAGTATAAAAATTAAGGATCTATACATAAGAAAGTGTTTCGAAATTCTTATTTGAAATTGTCTTGTTTGGACGGCACTGCACATTAGAACATAAAATTTTCAGGTGTCGCACGGCAGACAGTGTAAGCACAAATGAAGGGAATTAGACATCATACAGAACATTTGCACGAATTAACGGTCTAAGCACACGCAATGACATTTCCAGGTGGCTttgcaaattgcaaaaaatacaaattttgctAACAACAAAACTGAGGAAGCCCACTGTAGTGGTACCAGGATTGACCACGTTTGTTCATGGAGGTGGTGGAAGGGGTCCAGTAATATGGTTTTACTGTCCACCGAGTGCTTTTGAAACCCAATATTCACAGTAATTCAAACACATCGAAAAAGAGAATATTTTGAATGGTGTTTTGTTGCTTCATTTCTCTAATTAGATTGAAATATGTAAACTAGCCCCGCTAGTTATTTTCAAAAGGTAATCGGAGAAAGACATTGGGTATTGTGTTGTTGACATTTCAGAGGCAGCCAATGGGTCTTTAGACTATTTTATTGGTTTTTGGGTTCGTCTGATTCTAACCTATTGGAATCAAGCATGCAAGTGCGAGCTCTGTTTCAAGTGACTCCCGGTAAGTCCAGTCGGAATGCAAACTGACTctagccagaattccggctctagtgatacaaccgattctaattagaatcggttgtgttactGGATTCAGAATTCTGGTTGGAGCCAGCTAGAATTCCTACTGGACGTACTGAGCTATCTTCAATGCAATGTTGTACTCATGAAGGAGAGTTAAAATGTTTTAGGAACATTTGTTGTGCTTTGCATTGAAGTCAATACTAGCCCAGTAATCGGTTTAATTTGaaccggttgtgtcactggagctgtAATAATAACTAAagacagccagaattccggttcattttccTGCTAGGCTTACTGGAAGGCCTATATGCGTTGCAATaacaaaaaatgttttgcaagTTTGTCGTATTTGAATGTtgtattttatttaatattttgtgttttattttcgacaaatccctgctgtttgtttatttaaataaCAGCGACAAGCTTATTTACAAGAAGACGccattttcatgcatttttctATTTAATAAAGGAATTCCACGGGGAGATTAGAATTGTACAAAACGGGGTCCAAACTAACGATTGAcgatgtgttttataattacaACCGATAGCTTTTTGTAAACCCCTTATTCACGGTGATTCATAttcattgaaaataaaatattttgaaattagtTTTGTTGCTCTATCCCTCCTAATCGGTTTAAAATAGGTAAAATACCCAATTATAAATTCTACTTCTAAAAATGTGATCGAAGAAAGGCATTTGGTATTAGTTGCTTGtacaaaattatttcaaaagcaAGCAACAGTTGATGACATTGTTTTGTTGGTTATTGGGAATGTATGATTCTAATCTTTCGAAATCTAACAGCCAAAGGATTGTGATGCTACCTACCGATCTTCAGTCCTGTGCTGTACTTATGAGGGAGAAGTATATAGACAATGTTATATTACACTATATTGATAGAAACGATGAATGAAATTAACGTTCATTTATCAGAAATCGTAAACTACAGTagcttttttcatttcaatcgtttatttgcttaaaacaataaaatgaattaCCCTATTTCCTGCTTCACAATAGTCAACTCTTCAAGAAGCTCTTCACCAGTTTGCACGCACGTTTCGTAGGTGTCCTGTTCTATGGTTGGGGACTGAAATGATGCTCTTTGGGGTGCGTGCGAGGTGAGTAGCGAGAGAGCAGCGGAAGCCGCCTCGTGCATCGCGTCAGAGATCAGCAGCTGTATTCGAAGTTTTGTTTTCTCCTCTATCAATGGATTATTCATTGCATCCAACGAATGCataacaaattttccaaatGCATCATTCGAAATAGAAGGGCTTCTTTGCTCTTGAGGTCTCGAAGGTGGAGCTTCAACGCGCCTCTTCTTGGAATTAACCTGTTTTTCTGGCTGGTGCGTGTCGTCCGATGGAAGACTTTCGTATGGTTCCTCAAGATAGATAGCAGATTCAGAGCCGTCATCGTCGATATTCtaaaatgaaacgaaatgaaagTAACCCGACGGATTGATAATTGAAAAGAATTTTAACTTACTACACCATCATCATATTTTGAAGTTATTTCTCCGTGTAGAAAATGCAGCGAATTATAGAATTCCCATTTCGGAACATATCCATCGATGGTGGCAACTCTCTTCAAATTTTGCATGTAAACTGTGCGCAATGAGCGAAACTTCTCTTTGATTTCATCGGTGGACGTTCCAAAGTCAGCAGCCATATCTGCAAATAGTTGAATTCGCCGTAGTTTGTTTTTGTAGTTAGCATGTTTCCTCTGCCACAGATCCGGTGTAGTGCGAAAAGCTTCGATCAAACTGTGTATCTCCTCTACGGTCCACACCTATCGAAATAGGATTCTTTGTAAAAAACTATACTTGAACATAATTTCCGATCTTCCTACCTTCGATTTGCTTGCGTCCTTTTGTGCCATGGTGCTGATGACAAAAATGATTGCCGGAAAAAAATTGACGTTAGTTGGAGAGTTGACACTTGCTGTGAGAGCTTGCATTCGAGTACGAATTTCAGCGTACCCAGTAAGCGAAAGGGCGGCTAGGCGGGTTAAACTCGATGCTAGCCGTCGGTAGGCAATTGAAACATTATTctaggctacccgccgtaacttgccgtttactgtaaaagtagtgtgggtaGTACTTGCCTGAAGCACTTGCATGCAAGAGCTCACCATCTTTGGAGGCTTTTATCGTTTCACTTCATGATGTATATATAATTTGCTTTCAAAGTTAAGCGATATTTGCTTAAGGCtggacagagaatggacaaaaacgaaaaaagcataggtaataactagtttttggaacaatttggcatctatccatctaccagtgcagatgtcaattttctatatcctttcgaatactagtaatttcgaggAGATCTTAGTGAATACATGTTTTACCAGTTGCGTAAATAGAtgatcagtggaaaagggaGAAGGGAAGGGATACCTGTGCACGTATTAATGGCCCTATAGCATTTTGGTGTatctcaaattagtaaaaatttcaatattttcaaatcgcttggaatttatgAATCGGACAAGATCGAAAGAGTTCGAATGTTTTTTTTGATAGCTGGAAACTTATTTTGTAATACTGTTTCATCCACTTGCCGGATCTCCCTGTTTAAtatgactttttaatgattcaaGTTTggcataaaatgtttaaaagacatattttttaaatttggtgTAATGCACAACAACACTACTATCTTCTGTTAGTTTTAAGTTGAAGTAATACAAATGGTTGTGTTCGTCAACGGTTgaaataatattgtcttatttaaaacagtcatcatcactagaaagcgattttgctggacatataatgaaaatgattaaaaaaccgtttaaaatatcaccattttgcatccatggAAATATTCTTTATCTTTGATTTGCTACGTTTAACAGTAGGCTTTAAGATatgttaaaaaaatcgaaaaaaatattttggttattggccaggaatttgttctacttcataaaaaatcaatcagcttatgtagaatgttgttacagtaacTGACATATGGTGTTGAAAAAACTTCTTTTTTGGTTTTCGAgtttcgttgttttttttttgactgtctgagcaaaaatagattcttttaccgcagaTTCCCTGTTAAAGTTCTGATTGCACGCCGTACAgcatcgcaaagatttctgcttggaatacggtgcagtatctaccaagcgaatgagattggtttaagttcatttcatgacaatagacaccagcaacggctcggccctccaacaaagaactgtCAGTATAACAATCTACgcattcttcaagttgtcgctccattcagccagacagccattcctcgcgaagaggaattctcacattgaaagttttaaaaggaaaacgaCATGTAGTAACTATTTGGGGTAACAGTCTTGTCCAAGCTAGTTACGCGaactattgggttactgttctaGAGCCCaataaccttaagacggtatgcacaagaaagtgcttcttgtttcagaaatatATGTAGTGGTTTTCtattcaagagtgcctctagagcagcagtaggggttgtcgagaacgcaccagtcatcgccatcaagactgaagatggtttaactttggttggattgtcatgacttctcccttctgccaccaaacaaggcaagTCAAGAactaccccaacgtacttaattTGATCTGCGATAATGatttcagaatcaaagaactgcaatggacgagcttcGGCTGTAATTCTTCGCTGCGCAAAAAGTACCATTgtagttttatttggattaacggATAGACCAACAttaagacaccattgctcaacaacacataggCTTGttgaatcaaatcaaaaagtgtgttaatgcaaataccggtgatcattatatggtaatcatcggcgaaaccatacctCGGAAACcctagctcattaagtttcctcaacaagccatcggcgacaaggttccatagaagtggtgttCCAGTTTCCAGAACACAGGggaagtcgtcagtgatggctccgtacagcctggaaagtgtgtgtcaaaaagacaagtactacatcttcgtcagacgagtattcaccatcaGCAG encodes:
- the LOC131683933 gene encoding uncharacterized protein LOC131683933 gives rise to the protein MAQKDASKSKVWTVEEIHSLIEAFRTTPDLWQRKHANYKNKLRRIQLFADMAADFGTSTDEIKEKFRSLRTVYMQNLKRVATIDGYVPKWEFYNSLHFLHGEITSKYDDGVNIDDDGSESAIYLEEPYESLPSDDTHQPEKQVNSKKRRVEAPPSRPQEQRSPSISNDAFGKFVMHSLDAMNNPLIEEKTKLRIQLLISDAMHEAASAALSLLTSHAPQRASFQSPTIEQDTYETCVQTGEELLEELTIVKQEIG